The segment AAAAAAGGCATTTGCTGGCGAAAAATATACCGTGACAACGCCATTTAGTATTGGTACACCTGCAAAACGTTACATTATGTATCGCTATGCAAAGCACTTGCTGCCAATTATACGGATTTCATTATCAAAGGCATTATTCTTGAATGAAAAATATTTTGACCCGCATACACTGAGTATTGACCCACAACGAATTCAGAGTATACAACAACGCCTATATGAATGCTTACATACTTTTTCAAAGTACATTTAAAGCTTCCACAATATTTATATTGACATGATTACATAAAAAAATTATTTTATTATAGAGTGCCATCAACCGGGAGGATTTAATGAAAAATATACGAATTGAAATAGATGATAGGAATTATGAACATATATTATTTTTATTGAGAAACCTTAAGATCAGAGGTCTTAAAGTAATTGAAGAAGATAAAAACAAAATGAACAAATTAACAAAAAAAACTTTAAAGAAACTTCTCACTTCAAAAAAGGTTGAAGTTTTCCAATCCATTGATGACCCTTTACAATGGCAAAGGAATCAACGAGATCAATGGCTATAAAAGTATTTGATACTAATGCAATAATCTACTTATCAAAAGGATTACTAGATATTGATAGTGTCATTGACGATACAGCAGATTATGCAATTTCAGTTATAACATATATGGAAGTTCTTGGATACGATTTTTCTTCAATTGCTGAAGAGAAATTTGTAAGGAAGCTATTGTCATATTTTCGCATTATATATATTGACAAAGAAATTTGTAATACTGTTATTAGATTGCGAAAGAAATACAAAATAAAATTACCCGATGCAATAATATGTGCAACAACTATTGTTTTTAATGCAACTTTGGTAACAAACGACTTCAGATTAAAATCAATAAAAAATTTAAAATTACAGTTACTGAATATATAACACATACGCTACATGGTTAAAATAACTTGCTCCTTCATGTTTCATACACATCATAATTCTAAATGCCCAAACTACATGAGCCACACCTTTTTGTTTAACCCCTCACCATTGCTTATGTGTAATATATTCATACGCACTGATTGATGCAGTTGCGCCATCGGCTGCTGCCATAAGCACTTGCCGATATGAACCTTCACGCAAGTCACCTGCTGCAAAAAGGCCGCTAACTGGTGTTCGCATCTGCATATCAACCTTAACTTGACCGGCTTCATTCAAGATTTCTTTTGGCAGGTATGCTGTATTTGGTGTAAAGCCAATAAATATAAACAGACCATCAACAGTAAGTTCAGACTGTTTGTTATTTTTTTTATTCAAAAGAGTAATGGTCTTTACTTTTTCATCACCATTGATCTGCGTGACCACGGTATCAAGAATAAGCTCAATCTTTGGATTTGCTTTTACTCTATCCTGCAAAATCTTTTGCCCTCTGAATTCATCACGCCGGTGAATAAGATACACCTTTGATGCAAACCGTGTTAAATACAATGCCTCTTCAAGCGCTGTGTTGCCACCACCCACCACTGCCGTCACCATATCCTTGAAAAATGCAGCATCACAGGTGGCACAATACGACACACCCCTGCCGGTAAACTCAGACTCACCCGGCACACCCAAGCGCCTTAAAGAAGCACCTGTTGCAGCAATCACTGCGCGCGCCTGCAAGCTGCTGCCATCGGTTGTAGTAATCTCAAATATATCATTAATTTTTTTGACAGACTCCACATCCTTGCTTTCAATAGTTACTCCAAGGCGGCGCGCCTGCTGCTCCATATTGCTTGCAAGCTGCCACCCTTCAACAGGCTCAACAAATCCGGGATAATTTTCTATTTCATAGGTCAGCATTACCTGCCCCCCAGGAGAAATCTTTTCCAGCACCAGCGTATCAAGCCCTGCACGCACAGCATAGATCGATGCTGCCATACCTGCAGGTCCTGCACCTATTATGATAAGTTCTTTCATAACAAAATTTCCTCCTAAAAAATATCATGGTAAACTTTTTCAGCATCTTTTTAAACTCAAAAAAAAACGTCATGCTGAAATTGTTTCAGCATCTTTTTAAACTCAAAAAAACGTCATACTGAACTTGTTCCAGCATCTTTCAAACCAAATAAAACGTCATACTGAACTTGTTTCAGCATCTTTAAACCCAAATCAAGTCTTTTCCTGTACATCAAGAGGTTCAGAATGATACTATACATTACCACTGTATTTTAGATTTTTCTAAAATACATCGAAATCATCGGATATAAATATTTTTCCTTTGACATTTAGATTATTGACAAAAATGAATGTCAAATACTTTATCTGTGCTATATTTTTTGATATTTGTCATCTCAACAAACACAGTTTACATCATCGCTTAATTTTCACTGTAAAGCAAAATAACAGGAGCTATCGCCAAATAAATGTATGGGCGATAGTTACTGATAATAAAATTTAATCTTGTAGAGT is part of the Spirochaetota bacterium genome and harbors:
- a CDS encoding type II toxin-antitoxin system VapC family toxin, with translation MAIKVFDTNAIIYLSKGLLDIDSVIDDTADYAISVITYMEVLGYDFSSIAEEKFVRKLLSYFRIIYIDKEICNTVIRLRKKYKIKLPDAIICATTIVFNATLVTNDFRLKSIKNLKLQLLNI
- the trxB gene encoding thioredoxin-disulfide reductase; the encoded protein is MKELIIIGAGPAGMAASIYAVRAGLDTLVLEKISPGGQVMLTYEIENYPGFVEPVEGWQLASNMEQQARRLGVTIESKDVESVKKINDIFEITTTDGSSLQARAVIAATGASLRRLGVPGESEFTGRGVSYCATCDAAFFKDMVTAVVGGGNTALEEALYLTRFASKVYLIHRRDEFRGQKILQDRVKANPKIELILDTVVTQINGDEKVKTITLLNKKNNKQSELTVDGLFIFIGFTPNTAYLPKEILNEAGQVKVDMQMRTPVSGLFAAGDLREGSYRQVLMAAADGATASISAYEYITHKQW